The genomic region GGGAGTGCGTCTAAGAGGATTTAACGCCGCGTTAAAGGGCTACGACAGACGTCCCAGCCGAAGGCGATTTAAACGCTTTGTTAAGGAAGGTGCGAATAAGTCTACTAAGCCTCAGTCTTTCAGAGAAATCGGCAAATAAGGCGCGACTCTGAAGGAATGTAGGTACCTTTCAAAGAGTCGCAACGACATGTGGCCTGTTATTTTTAATAGTAAGCTCTGAAATACCCGCATGCCTAAATGGATGTAGGCAATTAGGGCAATGCAGGAGCAATTGCCGAGGGCATGGCCTAAAAGCCTGTTTTCTTTGTTGAGCACCTCGAAAATAGAACCACTATTCACATTCGGCACTCGCCTCGAACAACAGGCTTTTATCCACATGCTGATTCCTACATGGATGTAGGTTATTAGGGTAATGCAGGAGCAATTACCGAGACAAGAGGACTTGTTCGCACCTTCCTTAACTCTTGACAACTTTAGTGCCTGCTATTTTGTCATGAAGGCATCGCTTCTCTTTGCCAAAAATAAAACAAAGATTAATAAGGTTGACGAAACTTCCAATATAAGGAATGTAAGGAAATCCAAAGTACGGAATATAACGCCTTACAAGTAACTCTTTAATGTCTGGTTTCGTTCCATCTAATTTAACTATTCGGATACCATTAAATTTTTTACCTATAGTTTGCCCGTTAGTATGTAATAATTTTCCATTAACCAAAAAATAAAGAGCAAAACCAACTATAGCAAGAACTATCGTTATATTCAGGGGAGGTGTAACTTCACCAAAATTTTCAAAATACCCCATAAAGTAAGCTAAAGGTATAATGACAACCGTAATAATAAGTGCATCTATTAAAGCCGCACCAAGTCTTTCTCCTCTAGTTGCATTTTCAAATTCAGTTGGTATTTCATTAATATTATCTTCCATGTGTACTCCATAATTTATTGTATTGAGAGTTAACGCTTTTGTTTAGCGGCACCCCGACAGGGGCGACCGGTGGAGGTCGTAAGCCGGAACAAACTACAACAACTTGTTACATGCTATCTCTTTGATAGGCCAAGAAGTGATTTGCTTCTTCTCGTATAGATATTGGGAACGCAGGGGTAGCACCAATTTCCTCGAGTATTTCCAGGACGAGCCTACCATCAATTTTTTGGATGCCACCGTTTAGCATTCGATTGAGCATAAGTACGCCCATCTCGTGAGGCCTACTTAATACAGAAGCAGCCAGATCAGATTCGTAACCTTCCAAAGACTCTAGCCCATGAACAATCGACCAAAATGCACCATAGCCATCATGATCCTGATTACGCTCTAACACCCCAAGCAAAGGTTTGACGACTCTTCGATCATTGAGCGTGCAGGCTTCATCTATCAACTCATCCAAAGACTCCCATTCACCGTTGACCGTTGACCGTTGACCGTTGACCGGCACATACTCGTCGATATCTTTAATGATCGCTTCGATGCTTCTCATGATTCCTTCATGTAACGCCTAATTAACAGGCAAACAATAGTTGGTTAAAATTATCGACGAAGGAGCAAAAAACAACTGTTTTTTGTTCTTGTTATATTTCACTGTACTCGGACTGAATTAACCCAAAGCATTTAAGGTCATGAAACTGTTTTTTCCAGTAACCACTTTGGCGTCTTACGCCTTCCTCTTTGAAACCAACCTTTAGAAGCAGTGATTCAGATGCTAAGTTCCCTGGAACGGTATCACCTTGAATACGATTAAGTTTACCGCAAGGTAATTCACCTAAAAAGGCTGCTTTAACTATTCGATGGACTGCTTCAGTGGTCAAACCCATGCCCCAATACTTTGGCAATAAATCATATCCAAGTACGGCATTTTTCATTTTGGAACTCCAAGTATTAAAGCCACAAGTTCCGATAAATTGATCTGTTTCTTTTAGGCGAATAGCCCAACGAATACCAGTGTTGTCGTTAAAGCGAGAGTTAAAGAACTCTATTAAGTTACTCGCTTGTGATAGTTCAGTGAAAGCTTCCAAATCATAATATTCGACAACTGAATTGTCCGAGAACAACTCAAATAAGCTAGTTGAGTCTTCTTTAGATAATTTATCTAACCTCAAGCGATTTGTCTCTAAAACTGGAAATGACAACCTGAATCCTCCGTGAAATATAACGCCTAAATAACAGGCTAAGTAATGGTTGGCTAAAATTGTGTAGCGAAGCGAAACGTAGCCAACTGTTACGTGTCCTTGTTGATTTTCTTGTTATGTGACTTATTCGCGAAACTTATACATTGTTGGCATTAATCTGACATATAAATTTTTATCACAACCATCACACTTCAAATCATGACACTCCTCTACTCTCATATTCCTAAATAAATTTTTAGGTAAAAGAGAAGTCGTACTACAAATATCACAAGGTATTTCATATACATTCCGGGAGTAGAAAATCTCCCCCTCGCTTATAGAAATTAAGTAACTTTCAATGCACGAATTGCAGTGAACTATTTTTCCCTCATGTAATACAGAAACTTTTCGGGTTATTAAAGAATTACATGTTAAACATTGAAACTTGTACTCTGGTCCGATCCCTCCCAATACGAGATTACCGCAGCTAACAGCTCTTAGTTGAACAAGGGCTTCCCCTAATTTTCGTTTAATAATTGTAGCGTCACCATATGTCTGAATTGTTTGGTTTTTTGGCACAGAGACATGAAGGGCTAAATTAGATAAAGCTTGATAATATCTAGCTAGTTTATTTATATTTAACTCTGACTGCATACCAAGCTTAACATATGACTTTGCCTTAAATTCCTCTAAGGTTGGCTTAGAATCAGTCTCTTTATTAGGCTCAGGTGAAATTGAAAGAGTTAACTCTTCAGTCGCGTTTGGATTTTCTTCCGCTAAGATTTGGCGAATTACCTTCTTAGGTTACCAATCCACATCATTTTTAGACATTTTTCCTATTGATACTTTTAATCTTTCGTAACAAATTAACTCGATTGCTAGTCTACACTCAAGAGCTGCGTAGACTAAACTTTGAGGTGTATCATCCAAAATTAATTTATCAATTATTTTGATTTTTTCTTTTAAATTCTGCATAACAACGCCACTAAAATGAGAGGGTTCTGTAGTCACATAACAATTAAGGGTTATACGGCAGCGTAGCTGCGGCTATAACCCACTGTTGAACGGCTGCGTTGTATATATAGGGGATTTGCTTTTTTCGTGGTAGGACTTCCCTGTTATATAACTCGCTAAATACCAACACATGTTTAGACTATGCCGTTTAAGATCGTCTTTGATCGCCACTATGTTGGTTCTTTGTTTGCTCTTTTGTAGCGCGATTTGACCCACGAGGCAAGCGATTCCCTCAGGCCTTATGATCTGATCTGTTTTTATACACCGATCTCACCGTGTGCTAACGCTAACTGCATTGTCCCATGACGGTATGATACGAAGCACTTTTTAAAGCGTCATAACTAATCCTCCATTGTTGAGTGGAAGATTAAATGTGACTCTAACTGAGGAAATTGGGGGAAACTGAGAAAAGACCCGCGAAGCGGCTTAGTTCAACATTTTGTTAATGCGCATGCGCGTTTAGACAATTTCACAACTCTCTATTCACGCCAGTAAGTCACTGATTTAAGTGCCCTAATAACTGATACCAACAGAAGCGAAAACTGGAAAAACAAGCATGCGTGTTATTTCATTTATCCACAGCCTGTTATTTCTGCTCTATAAATCCTTATTCATTGATATTAGGAGACTTTCTTCCTTACCGCCAGCACAAAACGCGCACAACTGGTTTATTTAAAATGGCTAAACGCGCAAAAATGCGTTCATCTCAAAAATAGACTGTATATCCACCCATGAATTGTGTTTTACTTTCACGCCAAAAGAAATCAGTTCGACGCGACGAAGTTTCGCGGTTTTATGGCGTTTCAGAATCATTGTTTGGAGACCTATCTCCCACCAAATAAACAATCCATAACCTGACGGTAAAAAACGTCTTGCTAAACGTATTTCCAAACAATGTGAATGATATGTTTGCTAATTCATGCCTAGGCAAAGGCATCGATCACCACTTTTAGACCAAGCAATATCAAAATACTCCCCATGCTTCTATCTACCCAAACAGTATGACGACGTAACCAAGAAAGCACAGGCCCACCAGCCAAAAGCAGAGCCACAATGACATACCATCCAGTATCAATGACTACCACGGTTGCCCATAATTGGAACTTGATTAAGGTATTTATTTCAGCAGGAATAAGCTGACTAAACAAAGCTAAGAAAAACAGAGCCGCCTTTGGGTTCATCAAAGAAATCATCATGCCATCACGAGCGGACTCCCAATAGGAAGACTTTTGACCTTCGACCTTAATGTCTTGACCTTTACCAGCGTAACGCCATGCTTTAAAGCCTAACCAAGCAAGGTAAATCCCACCTAAAACGGTTAATACAGAAAATATGGTTTGGTGTTTTGACATCAATATAGCAAGGCCTTGCAGTGTCAAAAATGCCCAGAAGCCGATTCCTAAACCATGTGTTATGGCAGCTAACACTCCATGCAAAGGAGATTGAGAAACTGATACACGTAAAATAACCGCAAGACTCGGCCCCGGAGAAATTGCCCCCATGACACAAACTGCAACCAAAGAAAGCCAAGTCGTAAGATCCATATAGTTTCTCTTATTAGAATGATTAAAAGCGCATTAAATTGCGCCAATATTTTATCCAATCTAACGCAAAAAAACGAACATCCTAGAGGCGAAAATAGATCGAACAAAAAACGCCTTCGCGTATTGACCTTTTTTAGAAAAAACGTCAGCATAGAAAAACTAAATATTTATAAAACTGAACAAAGATTTTCTATTACTCTATGAATAACAACATCTTAAATAAACGCAACGGTGATAAACGTAAGGCTAAGAAGCTTTGCGGCGCTGACGTGTGGAATTAAGATTTAAACAACTCCCCGGCAGCATTCTCGCTGACGGGTTTATCTCTCTTTATCAGCAGAATGTATACCGGCCTAAATGAGGCAAAAGTATGTTCTACGGCGCAATCACAGCACTTATCACCCCTTTTCGTAACGGCCAATTAGACGAAGAGGCATTACGTAACATCGTTCGCTGGCAAATTGATCAAGGCATCAATGGCTTAGTGCCTGTTGGGACAACGGGTGAATCCCCTACGTTAAGCGAACATGAACACAAACGTGTTATTGAAATTACCGTTCAAGAAACAAATAAAGCCGTCCCTGTTCTTGCTGGGGCTGGTTCTAACAACCCTGTTGAAGCGGTAAACTATTCTGAATTCGCTTATCAAGCTGGCGCTGATGCCACTTTACATGTAGCCGGTTATTACAATCGCCCCAATCAAACAGGTTTGTATGAGCACTTCAAATATGTACATGACAACAGCAAACTCCCCATAATTCTTTACAACATTCCACCACGCGCTGTTGTTGGCTTAGAGGTCGCAACCTTATCTCGCCTTGCTGAATTACCAAGAATCATTGGCGTAAAAGACGCAACAGGTGATCTAACTCGACCTATTCGCGAGCGAGCACTAATAAATAAACCATTTAGCTTTCTAAGCGGAGACGATGTAAGCACTGTCGCTTATAACGTCGGTGGTGGTATTGGCTGTATTTCGGTGACATCAAACGTAGCACCGAAAAAAATTGTCGAACTACAGCACTTATGCCGTGAAGGCAATTATGTTGAAGCAGCACAATTACAGGATAAATTATTTGCCCTACATAGCGCTTTGTTTATCGAACCTAACCCAGCTGGTCCAAAATACGCAATGTCATTATTAGGTCTTTGTACTGAAGAATGTCGTTTACCAATGGTGCCATTGCAAGACAGCACCAAAGCCACTATACGCCGAATCATGGAAGAACTAGAACTTATCTAAGCTTGACCATTAAACTATTGCTCATAAAAAAGCCCGCATTTAAAAACGGGCTGATTTATGAGAAACCGTCTTCAAACTAGGATTTAGCAAGCCGCACAACATAGAGAAGAATAATCGCCCCGACCGTTGCCGTAACAAGAGAACCTAAGAAACTACCAGAGTACAAACCGAGCAATTGAAATGTGAATCCGCCGACAAAAGAACCAACAACACCAATAACGATATTACCAATCAAGCCAAAGCCGCCACCTTTAACCAGCTGACCTGCTAACCAGCCCGCCAAGGCACCAATAAATAAAAAAGCTAAGATCTCCATAAAATGATCCTTATATTATGTAATTTACAATCATTCAGACTAGCACCTATTTGATTAAGTACCTAGAAAAGCAGCCTAATCCCCTTTACTACTAACCCATTTATTCTTTTTTCTGTTACTTTGTAATGAAAGTGCAAAACCTTTTCAGGCAATATTGTTAGCATGCATTTCCAACCAACCATGCTTTCAGTAAATCCTTTAACCATGATCAAGTTAAGATTCAATGAGGAAATTTAAATGGGTAAGGTACATTTTGTCGGTGGTGAAAAAGGCGGTGTAGGAAAATCTATGACCGCGCGCGTCTTAGCACAATTCTATATTGATAATGATCAACCGTTTTTAGGTTTTGACTGTGATGCATCTCACGGAACTTTTTCACGCTTTTACAATGAGTTTGCTTCACCTATCGTGATTGGCGAGGAAGACAGCTTAGATGGCATGCTAGCCGCCGTTGAAGAATATCCAGATCGTGACTTAATCATTGATCTTGCTGCTCAAGCGTCTCAGCCATTGGGAAAATGGATTGAAGAAACCGACGTATTTGGCCTGTTAGACGAAATGGGATATCAGGTCTGTCTTTGGCACGTTATGGATGATGGCGCTGACTCTGTGGCGCTACTGGATGATTTACTTGACCGTTATACTCAACCCTCAGTTGATTTTGTGGTCGTACAAAACTTAGGTCGTGGTACTGATTTTTCTCGTTTTCAAAAATCTGACACCTATAAAAAAGCCGTGAGCCGCGAAGCCTTGATCATTGAACTGCCAAAACTACAAAGTAAGTTGACTCAAAAGATTGATTTTAACAACAGCAGTTTTTGGGCTGTGGCGAATGATAAAGGCATAATGAATATTGCCGAGCGTCAACGCATGAAAGTCTGGCTACGCAATACTTATGAGCAACTCGCCCAGCTTGGTTAATCGCCATATTAACAGGTAAAAAATATGAAAAAGCCAACATGATGTTGGCCCTTTACGTTTTAATAATGCGATAGAAGAACAGGCACTTTACGATTTATACATTTAACTCAGAGGAAGAGTTGAACGAAAACATTCGCACTTCGTCTCTTGCAAACCACCCCATTGACTCATAAAAAGTTTGGGCTGCCTTATTGTCTGCATGAACAAACAAATGTGTTTTGGCGATACCTTGCTTCGCAAGTCCATCAATTACTGCGTTGACCAATTGTTTCCCTAGCCCTTCTCCACGAGAAGCTGCATTAACAGCCAAATGTTGCAAATAACCTCGACGTCCATCAGTGCCCGCCAATACCGCTCCGACCAGCAAACCTTGCTTTTCTACTACAAAGCTTAGTCCTGGATTTTTCTTTAAATAAAGAGTGATGTTTTCTTCAGAATCGGCACCACGCAAGCTCATGGACTCAGTATTTCCCCACAAAGCCGTCACTTGATCATAATCGGAAATTAGCATCTTACGCAGCACTAACAACTCCTTCGCCTTAGCATTCTGTACATTGAACAGATTTCTGAATTATTCCTGAACATCCATATACTTGTTTGCCCAAACGCGGTTTTCTTCCAAAGTGGAATAACGCGTAGACAACTCAGAAGCGTTCAAAGTGCCTTCAGCAATACCTCGTTGCTCACGCAAACAATCGTATGTCGCTTTGATCGCAGCAAAGTAGGCTGCGTGCCCATTAACAACAATACGCACACCATTCGCAGCAAGGCGTTCACGATCACGCAATTCTGGATTATCGTAAGCCACAAGCATGATTGGAATAGTAATATGCTGACTTATCTCTTCTAGATGAGCAAAGTCACGAATACCAACCATGCAAATACCATCAACCCCAACAGCTTGGTAAGCCTTAACTCGGGAAATGGTTTCTTCGGTCGATAATTGACCCGCATTAGTACGAGCAATAATGCTCATAATAGGATCAATACGCGCCTCTAAAGCCGCTTTCAATTTACCTACAGCCTCTTCAACTGGAATCAAATCAGTAGATTTATGACCGTACTTTGCTGGCAATAAAGTATCTTCTATCGTTAATGCTGCAACACCAGCACGTTCAAGCTCAACAATGGTACGCATGACATTCAATGCATTACCGTAACCGTGGTCGGCATCAGCAATAATAGGTAAACGCGCCACACGACCAATTCGAGTCGCTTGCTCAGTAAATTCACTTAAAGTAATCAAAGCAAAATCTGGTGCAGCCAATACCTGCAAAGATGCAACAGAGCCACCTAAAATCCCGACTTCAAAGCCAAGATCTGCAGCAATACGAGCCGACATAGGATCGAATGTAGAAGCAGTGTAATAACATTTACCGCTTGCTAATAATGCTCGAAAATCATTACGCAAATCGTGCTGGGAAGGTGTTGCCATGAATATACTCCTAAAAGACGTCACTAAATTTCATATTGGGACATTTTCACGATGTTACGAGCGAAGCCAAGACGAGGCAAAAATAAACGAGAAAGCGGATTTTATTGGGTATAAATGAGCATTTCGAGTTTGTTTTTAACAAAGTATTGACAAGCGTAGTAGTCGTGCAAAGATCTCATATAGTGTAAATGCCGCGGATTATACTCCCCTTGAGGGCTCGCTTCATCTAATTCAGACCAATTGGTTATGTTTTGTAAGTAAACAACGACCTATAAAAGCGGAAAACATTAAGAAATGAAGGAGATTTACAAACTATGAAAAAATCGGGGATATTATTCAAATCACTTTAAAACGGCACATTAGCTATTAAAAATTGAGGGCAACAAAAAGGCTTATCTATTTTCATAGGCAAGCCTTTTTGTAGCGGCCAAAACATTACATGCTTTGAGGAACCTCACAAGCAAAGCTTTTCGCACTTTCTACATCACCTTTGCCGTCATAGGTTGCGACACTAGGATAAGGGCAAAGTGGTCTAGTACGGTTGGCACTCCATGAGGCTGGTAGTTCATCATTGACGCCACCTGGGTTACCTTCCCCTCGTGCAGTCGCAATCACTTGTTCAGGCTTCTGACCTTTTTCAACCCAAGCGACCAAAGGCATCAACATATCAAACTGATCCGTTGCTTGCCCGCCGCGGCAATGTCCCATACCAGGCACTGGGTAAAACTGGGCGAAATCGTCAGCATGACCTCCATTGGCTGAATTTAATGCGTTATACCAAGATTCCGTATCCTGCACAGAAAAAATGCCATCAGACACTCCGTGGTACACCATAATCTTGCCGCCATTATCTCGCAAGGTAGACATGTTTTCTGGCGTAGGCGGTGCCATAAATGACATAGCGGATTCTTTATACCCCCCAGACACAGCATTCACTCCAGCAACCAAATCATCAATATTGGACGGCCAAACAAAGTCAGCGCCATTGAAATTGCGGATACTATAATCTTTAAGATCAACAGGCGGTGTATTAAAAATCATTGCTACGGCACCAGAATCTCGCTGTAAAGGAGCTGAGTATTCCCACATCATGTGGTCTTTATCATTAATCCCCGCATCATAGGGAAAAGAAGAGTAAAAACGTGTGCCATCGCTCGTTGTGACGCCTTTATATATGGTATCCACAGCGTCTTTTTGCGGTTGAGTAAGACAAGTACCATCGCGGTCTGCCTTACAAGTAGCCACATCGGTTTGAATACTAAAAGCTGTCTGACAAGACTTAAAATCTTGAATCATGCCATCTTTAATACCATCAAGCGCGTCACATTTTGCCAGTATAGCCTTCGAAACGGTTGTACGTTCTGCCAAGGTAAAAGCCGTTTTCAAATCCTTTTTATCCGTATTAGGGACTGACGCATACACTTGAGCACCGGCAATGCTTGCCACCGCCGCAAGCGGTAAACGATAACCAGGAGCACCGACTAAAATACCATCGTAATCATTGGCATATCGGGTCGCCGCCACCATGGCATGACGACCGCCATTAGAGCAGCCTGCAAAATAGCTACGATCAGGGCCTTTGCCATAAACTTGCTGTATCACTGTTTTTGCCATTGGCGTTAATTTAGCAACGGCCTGATAACCATAATCCAGTCTTGCTTGCGGATCATAACCAAAGGTTGGAAGCCCCTTGCCATGACCTGCATCAGAACTAATCACTGCAAAACCTTGTAATAGTGCACCAGTAAGAGGCCCACCGCCTAGTGCTCCCTCAGCCGTTTTGACGGCACCATCCAAACCACCATTGGCTTGATAGTAAAAACGACCATTCCATTTTTTAGGTAAACGCAACTCAAAGCCAATGGCATAAGGCTTTCCATCTACCTCGCCAATTCGCTCATGCATCTTGCCCCTGACCAAACAATGCTCTTCAACCTCATTATCACCTAATTTCAACACGCCCTTGGCGACGGTTTCAACCGAGTCAATCACAGTATTGTTTGCCGTTAATAGAGCTGAAAATCCCTCACAACTCTTAGCTAGAACAGAAGATTTGGCTTCACTCAATTGTGGAATTGCCGCAACAGTAGCGGCATTTGCTAAGCTACTAAAAGCAATACAACTACCAATGGCTAAGTTAAGCAAACTAGGTTTGTATAAGAATGGGCGCATTATCGATTCCCTTATTTTGTTTTTATTAATAATTGTTATCCATAACAACAGAATAAAAGAGATAAACAAAGAAGAAGAATAATTTTTTCGCTCAGACTATTCGAAAAATGCACAGCAATACGCCAAATAGTTGTAATTTTCCTACATAAAAGCCAAAATCGCGAAAAGGCACTCTTTTCTGAAAGAAACTTTCTTGTTTTTTTTAAAAATCTGCACTTTAGGGCTGTTTTTTGTACAGTGAAACAGTGACAGAGGCAAATTCTAGGGATAACATACTGTCCCAGCATCCCCCATGCACCCTTTTATGACTCTCACTCTTACTGATAAATGTTAAGGTTCTCGAATGAACGCTTGGTATCTCATCTGTTTTCTTTCGGCATTAGCGGTTTTTATCGCTTTTACCAATCAATACATACTAAAAATGCAAACTACGATCGCCATCACAACAGGTTCTGTCGTAATTTCATTACTTCTGATTCTTGCTGTGAAAATGCTTGGCGATGAAACCGCGCTTTTCATTACTCAAGTTGTTTCCGGTATAGACTTTAATCAGCTTTTGTTAAAAGGCATGCTAGGCTTTTTATTGTTTGCAGGCGCATTAGAAATCGACCTTGCGGCATTAAGAAGGCAGCGCTGGGAGATCACCATATTGGTGTTATTTTCCACACTCGTTTCCACCTTCATAGTCGGCTATTTAAGTTACTATGTATTGGCTCTCCTCAACTTCCCCGTTCCCTTTATCTACTGTCTACTATTTGGCGCTTTGATTAGCCCTACCGACCCGATTGCAGTATTGGCGATTATCAAACAAATGAATGCGCCTCAGGGCATCTCTATCCAGGTAGAAGGAGAGTCTTTGTTTAACGATGGTGTGGGTTTGGTTATTTTCACGACCATTTTCGCCGTCGCTTTTTATGGCACCGAAGCCAACTTCCAAGAAGTCGCTGAACTATTTTTAGTAGACGCTATTGGTGGCATCGTATTTGGTCTTGTTATCGCTCTAGTTGGTCACTTTGTTATCATCAATTGCAAAGACATCAATACTCGCTTATTAGTCACTTTAACCATTCCTTCCGCTGGCTTTGCGCTGGCGAATATCTGGGAAATTTCAGGGGCACTTGCGATGGTAACCAGCGGTATACTTCTTGGTAACATCACGCGAGCAACGGCGTCAAAAAGACGTGGCCCTGACGGGACTCGCTATGTAAAAGATTTTTGGCATGCGACTGACAGCTTCTTAAACGCCTTACTTTTCCTAATCATTGGTATGCTGATTGTCACCATGCCATTAACGTGGGAAATAATTGGTTTAGGCTTGGTTATGGTGCCTGTTGTTTTACTGGCTCGCTTTATCAGTGTCGGCACCCCTTACCTAATTTTCAAACGCTACCGCGAATATGATAAGCATTCCGTTAAAATACTCACTTGGGGCGGTTTACGAGGCGGGTTAGCACTTGCTATGGCTGCTGCTATTCCAACCAATAAAATGATGATTGAAGGCCTAGATTTACACGACATTATCGTCATTATTACTTATGTTGTGGTTATCTTCTCCATCATTGTGCAAGGCCTCACTATTTCGCCTCTGATTCAAAAGAGCATTGAAGCGGCAAAGAACAAAGCGAAATAATCACTCGCTTCATTCACTCTAAATCGCTTTAGAGCGATCCATTAGTAGAATGTAAAACGCCAACATCACGTTGGCGTTTTTTTTGCTACGGTCAACGCGGCAAACATTCCTACCATAAACTTGCTGTAGATCATAAAAACCTTCAAGTAAGTATTATAAAATAGCGTTATACCTATGCGAAATAGTAGACAGGACTGAACTCAAATAAAGGAAGGAACACTTTATAATGCTGAAAACACTGCAAACAGAACACCTGTCAGCAGACATTATGCTCCGCAATAACATCAAACTAGTTGGCAAAGGCGAAAAGACGATTATTTTGGCGCACGGTTTTGGCTGCAATCAAAACATGTGGCGTTTTATGCTGCCGTTTCTTGAAAAAACACACAAAATACTACTATTTGATTATGTCGGTAGCGGCAATTCTGACTTTTCTGCTTATGAAAAAAATCGCTATCAGCAGCTAGAAGGCTATGCTTTAGACATCATTGAAATATGCGACACTTTAGAATTGAAAGACGCTATTTTTGTCGGCCACTCTGTCAGCAGCACTATAGGCTGGATAGTTGCCAAACAACGCCCTGAGCTTTTTTCAAAGTTGGTAGCGGTTTGCCCTTCACCTTGTTTCTTAAACATAGACGAAGAGTACCAAGGCGGCTTTGAGAGACAAGATTTGGAAAACCTAATCCAGTTAA from Marinomonas rhizomae harbors:
- a CDS encoding cation:proton antiporter, with the translated sequence MNAWYLICFLSALAVFIAFTNQYILKMQTTIAITTGSVVISLLLILAVKMLGDETALFITQVVSGIDFNQLLLKGMLGFLLFAGALEIDLAALRRQRWEITILVLFSTLVSTFIVGYLSYYVLALLNFPVPFIYCLLFGALISPTDPIAVLAIIKQMNAPQGISIQVEGESLFNDGVGLVIFTTIFAVAFYGTEANFQEVAELFLVDAIGGIVFGLVIALVGHFVIINCKDINTRLLVTLTIPSAGFALANIWEISGALAMVTSGILLGNITRATASKRRGPDGTRYVKDFWHATDSFLNALLFLIIGMLIVTMPLTWEIIGLGLVMVPVVLLARFISVGTPYLIFKRYREYDKHSVKILTWGGLRGGLALAMAAAIPTNKMMIEGLDLHDIIVIITYVVVIFSIIVQGLTISPLIQKSIEAAKNKAK
- a CDS encoding alpha/beta fold hydrolase; translated protein: MLKTLQTEHLSADIMLRNNIKLVGKGEKTIILAHGFGCNQNMWRFMLPFLEKTHKILLFDYVGSGNSDFSAYEKNRYQQLEGYALDIIEICDTLELKDAIFVGHSVSSTIGWIVAKQRPELFSKLVAVCPSPCFLNIDEEYQGGFERQDLENLIQLMDKDYIGWGNYLAPIVMGNDLSPIGPGMSENDALVHELLSSFCSTDVTYSKPFAQATFFSDYRSLLPSISHPCLILQSSNDTLVAKSVGEYTQKKLKNAKLEVIEGNGHCLHMTHPQHVLNAMDTFLQENE